From Nicotiana tabacum cultivar K326 chromosome 22, ASM71507v2, whole genome shotgun sequence, one genomic window encodes:
- the LOC107774504 gene encoding uncharacterized protein LOC107774504 has product MGAWRSSGDASCMWTTTAECIGVAVREVLGVSKDFTSSHKGDWWWSKEVQDKVEAKQATHLTIIESIDEEAKRMNLEGYRRAKKEAKLVVIAAKTEAFGHLYEELEAKGDDKKLYRLAKVRKMKARDLGQVKYIKDKDGRVLMEEAHIRRR; this is encoded by the coding sequence ATGGGAGCATGGAGGAGCAGTGGGGACGCGAGCTGTATGTGGACCACGACAGCGGAGTGTATTGGAGTAGCTGTGAGAGAagtgttaggggtctcgaaggATTTCACTAGCAGCCACAAAGGTGACTGGTGGTGGAGTAAGGAGGTACAAGATAAAGTGGAAGCCAAGCAAGCGACACACTTGACGATTATAGAGAGCATAGATGAGGAGGCGAAGAGGATGAACTTAGAGGGGTATAGGAGGGCTAAGAAGGAGGCGAAGTTAGTGGTTATTGCGGCTAAGACTGAGGCATTTGGGCATTTGTATGAAGAGCTTGAGGCCAAAGGCGATGACAAGAAGCTATACAGGCTAGCCAAGGTAAGAAAGATGAAGGCCCGTGATTTGGGTCAAGTTAAGTATATCAAAGATAAGGATGGTAGAGTTTTGATGGAGGAGGCTCATATTAGACGAAGATGA